A genomic window from Silene latifolia isolate original U9 population chromosome 11, ASM4854445v1, whole genome shotgun sequence includes:
- the LOC141615374 gene encoding WUSCHEL-related homeobox 5-like, which yields MEEEGMPGFCIQAKRGGCFGGGGGGSGTKCGRWNPTAEQVKVLTDLFRSGLRTPSTDQIQKISNQLSFYGKIESKNVFYWFQNHKARERQKRRRVSKDNSNNNDNTSCFQVDDHHIKAVAPTKYFGEINQVACEQERAIETLQLFPMNSYNVPESEKIRMISNECKENNYATFGYAFGREFDHPPLDLRLSFF from the exons ATGGAAGAAGAAGGAATGCCAGGGTTTTGCATTCAAGCAAAAAGAGGTGGTTGTTTCGGTGGCGGTGGGGGTGGTAGTGGGACTAAGTGTGGTCGGTGGAACCCTACCGCGGAACAAGTTAAGGTTTTGACCGATTTATTTAGGTCCGGGCTTAGAACCCCTAGTACTGACCAAATTCAGAAAATATCTAATCAGTTGAGCTTTTATGgtaagattgaaagtaagaatgtttTTTATTGGTTTCAAAACCATAAGGCTAGGGAGAGGCAGAAACGACGTCGTGTCTCCAAGGATAATAGTAACAATAACGATAATACGTCGTGCTTCCAAGTTGATGATCATCATATAAAGGCAGTTGCTCCTACAAAAT ATTTTGGCGAGATAAATCAAGTGGCATGCGAACAAGAGAGAGCAATAGAAACACTCCAACTCTTTCCGATGAATTCATACAACGTACCGGAATCGGAGAAGATAAGGATGATTTCAAATGAATGCAAAGAGAACAACTATGCAACCTTTGGTTATGCCTTTGGAAGAGAGTTTGATCATCCTCCTTTGGATTTGCGCTTAAGCTTCTTTTAG
- the LOC141612418 gene encoding 26S proteasome non-ATPase regulatory subunit 7 homolog A gives MDVIKTQQISARPIEKVVVHPLVLLSIVDHYNRVARDTKKRVVGVLLGSTFKGTVDVTNSYAVPFEEDDKDPSIWFLDHNYHESMFSMFRRINAKEHVVGWYSTGPKLRQNDLDIHRLFNDYVPNPVLVIIEVQPEELGIPTKAYYTVEEVKENATQKSQKVFVHVLSEISAHEVEEIGVEHLLRDVKDTTISTLATEVTGKLAALKGLDARLREIRSYLDLVIDGKLPLNHEILYHLQDVFNLLPNLSVPELIKSFAVKTNDMMLVIYLSSLIRSVIALHNLINNKMLNKEHEKAEDSKPVAVVPTAPAS, from the exons ATGGACGTGATTAAAACACAACAAATATCAGCAAGACCAATTGAGAAAGTGGTAGTACATCCATTAGTACTACTTAGTATAGTAGATCACTACAATCGTGTAGCGCGTGATACTAAGAAGCGCGTCGTTGGTGTTTTGCTTGGTAGCACTTTTAAAGGCACCGTTGACGTTACTAATAGCTATGCTG TGCCATTTGAGGAAGATGACAAGGACCCAAGCATATGGTTTCTCGACCACAACTATCATGAATCTATGTTTTCTATGTTCAGGAGAATAAATG CTAAGGAGCATGTGGTTGGTTGGTATAGCACTGGCCCAAAGCTACGACAGAATGACCTCGATATCCACAGATTATTTAACGA TTATGTTCCAAACCCTGTCTTGGTTATCATTGAAGTTCAACCAGAAGAGCTGGGAATACCAACCAAGGCTTATTATACTGTTGAGGAGGTCAAAGAA AATGCAACACAAAAGAGCCAGAAGGTCTTCGTTCATGTTCTATCCGAAATTTCAGCGCATGAAGTGGAAGAGATTG GAGTGGAGCACTTGCTCAGAGACGTGAAGGATACAACTATCAGCACTTTAGCAACAGAG GTGACTGGGAAACTAGCTGCTCTCAAGGGGCTAGATGCACGTCTTCGGGAGATTCGTAGCTATTTGGATCTTGTTATTGATGGAAAACTCCCCCTTAACCATGAAATATTGTACCATTTGCAG GATGTGTTCAATCTTCTCCCTAATCTAAGCGTTCCAGAATTGATCAAATCTTTTGCTG TTAAAACGAATGACATGATGCTGGTTATATATTTATCATCTCTTATCCGAAGTGTCATCGCTCTCCACAACTTGATTAACAACAAG ATGCTTAACAAGGAACACGAGAAGGCAGAAGACTCAAAACCAGTTGCCGTAGTACCCACTGCACCCGCAAGTTAA